A genomic region of Alistipes megaguti contains the following coding sequences:
- a CDS encoding imidazole glycerol phosphate synthase subunit HisH: MIAVVDYDTGNLRSVADALRRAGAEFTLTADAAQLRCAERVILPGVGEASSAMAKLRERGLDEVLPTLTCPVLGICIGMQLLCLSSEEGRAECLGIFPTRVRRLPTTAVEEILHEAAASPPLPDTAPPAATPTGRHTDRPLPETSDAGSRLKVPHVGWDTIEGLRSPLFEGIPEQSYVYYVHSYAADLCPATIATTDYARRFSAALRRDNFYGTQFHPEKSGTTGARILQNFLNLK; encoded by the coding sequence ATGATAGCCGTCGTCGATTACGATACGGGCAACCTGCGATCGGTTGCCGATGCCCTGCGGCGGGCCGGTGCGGAGTTCACGCTCACGGCCGATGCCGCTCAGCTGCGCTGCGCCGAGCGGGTGATCCTCCCGGGCGTGGGCGAAGCCTCGAGCGCCATGGCAAAACTCCGCGAACGGGGGCTGGACGAGGTGCTGCCGACGCTGACGTGCCCCGTGCTGGGCATTTGCATCGGCATGCAGTTGCTGTGTCTCTCGAGCGAGGAGGGGCGGGCGGAGTGTCTGGGGATCTTCCCCACACGGGTGCGGCGCCTCCCCACCACCGCCGTAGAGGAAATCCTCCACGAAGCGGCGGCCAGCCCGCCCCTCCCGGATACGGCCCCGCCGGCCGCCACACCGACCGGCCGCCACACCGACCGGCCTCTTCCCGAAACATCCGATGCCGGCTCCCGGCTGAAGGTTCCCCACGTGGGCTGGGATACGATCGAAGGGTTGCGCTCGCCGCTCTTCGAGGGGATTCCCGAACAGAGCTACGTCTACTACGTCCACTCCTATGCGGCGGACCTCTGTCCGGCTACAATCGCCACGACCGACTACGCACGACGCTTCAGCGCGGCACTCCGGCGCGACAACTTCTACGGCACGCAGTTCCACCCCGAAAAGAGCGGCACAACGGGGGCCCGGATCCTGCAGAACTTCCTGAATCTGAAGTAA
- the hisB gene encoding bifunctional histidinol-phosphatase/imidazoleglycerol-phosphate dehydratase HisB, producing MKKALFIDRDGTILAEPADEQIDSLEKMRFVPGAISGLKALSGLGFELVLATNQDGLGTDSFPEADFWPAHEKMLATLGGEGVVFDDQLIDRTFERDNAPTRKPRTGMFARYLDGSYDLASSYVIGDRVTDLLLARNLGARGVLLRPAAEGRRMVEEAGVAESCALVSDSWAEVAEFIRRGERQVDLRRQTRETQIRVRLDLDGRGDFNDRISTGLHFLDHMLSQIAHHGGVSLSVEAHGDLEVDEHHTVEDVAITLGEAIDRALGSKAGIARYGFALPMDDCRALVLLDFGGRIDFEWEAEFRRERVGDVPTELFRHFFHSLCCAARCNLHIAARGENEHHKAEAIFKAFARALRMAVRREGFGYDIPSSKGVL from the coding sequence ATGAAAAAAGCCCTCTTCATCGACCGCGACGGCACGATCCTCGCGGAACCCGCCGACGAGCAGATCGACAGCCTCGAAAAGATGCGCTTCGTACCGGGCGCCATCTCGGGGCTGAAGGCCCTCTCGGGACTCGGTTTCGAGCTGGTGCTGGCCACCAACCAGGACGGTCTGGGCACCGACTCCTTCCCCGAGGCGGACTTTTGGCCCGCCCACGAGAAGATGCTCGCGACGCTTGGCGGCGAAGGGGTCGTCTTCGACGACCAGCTCATCGACCGCACCTTCGAGCGCGACAACGCCCCGACGCGCAAACCCCGCACCGGGATGTTCGCCCGATACCTGGACGGGTCGTACGACCTCGCATCGAGCTACGTGATCGGCGACCGCGTGACGGACCTTCTGCTGGCCCGCAACCTCGGGGCCCGCGGCGTCCTGCTGCGGCCCGCGGCCGAGGGGCGGCGGATGGTGGAAGAGGCCGGCGTGGCAGAGAGCTGCGCGCTGGTGAGCGATTCGTGGGCCGAGGTGGCGGAGTTCATCCGCCGCGGGGAGCGGCAGGTCGACCTGCGGCGCCAGACACGCGAGACGCAGATCCGCGTGCGGCTGGACCTCGACGGCCGCGGCGACTTCAACGACCGCATCTCGACGGGCCTCCACTTCCTGGACCACATGCTCTCGCAGATTGCCCACCACGGCGGCGTCTCGCTCTCGGTCGAGGCCCACGGCGACCTGGAGGTCGACGAGCACCATACCGTGGAGGATGTCGCCATCACCCTGGGCGAGGCCATCGACCGCGCGCTGGGTTCGAAGGCCGGCATCGCCCGCTACGGATTCGCCCTGCCGATGGACGACTGCCGGGCGCTGGTGCTGCTCGACTTCGGCGGGCGTATCGACTTCGAGTGGGAGGCCGAATTCCGCCGCGAACGGGTGGGCGACGTCCCGACCGAGCTGTTCCGCCACTTCTTCCACTCACTGTGCTGCGCCGCGCGGTGCAACCTCCACATCGCGGCCCGCGGCGAGAACGAACACCACAAGGCCGAAGCCATCTTCAAGGCCTTCGCCCGGGCACTGCGCATGGCCGTGCGGCGCGAAGGTTTCGGATACGACATACCCAGCAGCAAAGGAGTCCTATGA
- the hisC gene encoding histidinol-phosphate transaminase, which produces MRPLDELVRPNIRTLQPYSTARDEYAGGEISTWLDANESPYDNGVNRYPDPHQRELKRRIAVLKGVREGQIFLGNGSDEAIDLAYRIFCTPGRDNAVSIAPTYGMYRVAADTNDVEMREVALGDDFALPTDALLAAADERTKLLWICSPNNPTGNAFPAREIERLLREFPGMVLLDEAYIDFASKPGFLSRLDEFPNLIILQTLSKAWGMAGLRLGLAFAAEPVAELFARVKYPYNINGPTQREVLERLTQPITAQIAELRRERLRTARALAGCRAIERVYPSEANFLLVRTAAPDRLYEALIRAGVIVRNRSRVAGCAGCLRITVGRPEENDLLIRTIQNFQP; this is translated from the coding sequence ATGAGACCCCTTGACGAGCTGGTCCGGCCGAATATCCGGACCCTGCAACCCTACTCCACGGCCCGCGACGAGTACGCCGGCGGGGAGATCTCCACGTGGCTCGACGCCAACGAAAGTCCCTACGACAACGGGGTGAACCGCTACCCGGATCCCCACCAGCGGGAGTTGAAACGCCGGATTGCCGTCCTGAAGGGGGTTCGCGAGGGGCAGATCTTCCTGGGCAACGGCAGCGACGAGGCGATCGACCTCGCCTACCGGATCTTCTGCACGCCGGGGCGCGACAACGCCGTCTCGATCGCGCCGACCTACGGCATGTACCGCGTGGCTGCCGACACGAACGACGTCGAGATGCGCGAGGTGGCGCTCGGCGACGACTTCGCGCTGCCGACCGACGCGCTGCTCGCAGCGGCCGACGAGCGCACGAAGCTGCTGTGGATCTGCTCGCCGAACAACCCCACGGGCAACGCCTTTCCGGCCCGCGAAATTGAACGGCTGCTGCGCGAGTTCCCGGGGATGGTCCTCCTGGACGAAGCCTACATCGACTTCGCCTCGAAGCCGGGATTTCTCAGCCGGCTCGACGAGTTTCCGAATCTCATCATCCTGCAGACCCTCTCCAAAGCGTGGGGCATGGCCGGGCTGCGTCTCGGACTGGCCTTTGCGGCGGAGCCCGTGGCGGAGCTCTTCGCCCGGGTGAAGTACCCCTACAACATCAACGGTCCGACGCAGCGCGAGGTCCTCGAACGCCTCACGCAACCGATCACGGCGCAGATCGCCGAGCTTCGCCGCGAGCGGCTCCGCACGGCGCGGGCGCTGGCCGGCTGCCGGGCCATCGAACGGGTCTACCCCTCGGAGGCCAACTTCCTGCTGGTGCGCACCGCGGCGCCCGACCGCCTCTACGAGGCGTTGATCCGCGCCGGGGTGATCGTCCGCAACCGCTCGCGCGTGGCGGGCTGCGCGGGGTGCCTGCGCATCACCGTCGGCCGTCCCGAGGAGAACGACCTGCTGATCCGAACCATCCAAAATTTCCAACCATGA
- the hisD gene encoding histidinol dehydrogenase, translated as MNDMNTTENSAMLTIYDNPPRSAWGTLTERCTRREEEITRQVEEILEEVRTGGDRALCDITERIEGRRPEAFEIPAETVEAAAGDLSDALKQALDTARANIEAFHRAQLPAEVRVETMPGVTCLQRAVAIDRVGLYIPGGRAPLFSTVLMLALPARVAGCREVILCTPARADGSVAPEIRYAARLCGVTHLFAVGGAQAIAAMAYGTESIPRVEKIFGPGNRYVTKAKQLVGARDVAIDLPAGPSEVLVLADDSASPEFAAADLLSQAEHGGDSQAVLVCASTEFARATQRAVAEQLTRRRRAAIIREALQQSRIIVLTDREERIAFSNTYAPEHLILTMESPWEAAAGITSAGSVFIGHWSTESAGDYASGTNHTLPTGGWARSCNGVNVDSYLRKITFQELTREGLRRLAPTIEAMAMAEGLDAHADAVRIRLESAEAPNDTLNPQNPKRS; from the coding sequence ATGAACGACATGAATACGACCGAAAACAGCGCGATGCTGACCATCTACGACAATCCGCCCCGCAGCGCGTGGGGCACACTGACCGAACGCTGCACGCGCCGCGAGGAGGAGATCACCCGACAGGTGGAGGAGATCCTCGAAGAGGTGCGCACGGGGGGCGACCGGGCTCTGTGCGACATCACGGAACGCATCGAGGGGCGGCGGCCCGAAGCGTTCGAGATTCCGGCCGAGACGGTGGAGGCGGCCGCCGGAGATCTCTCCGACGCGCTGAAACAGGCCCTCGACACGGCCCGTGCGAATATCGAGGCCTTCCACCGGGCGCAGTTGCCCGCCGAGGTGCGCGTCGAGACAATGCCGGGCGTAACCTGCCTGCAGCGCGCCGTGGCCATCGACCGCGTGGGGCTCTACATTCCCGGCGGGCGGGCACCGCTCTTCTCGACGGTACTGATGCTGGCCTTGCCGGCCCGGGTGGCGGGCTGCCGCGAGGTGATCCTCTGCACCCCGGCCCGTGCGGACGGGAGCGTCGCCCCGGAGATCCGCTACGCGGCGCGGCTCTGCGGCGTGACACACCTCTTTGCCGTCGGCGGAGCCCAAGCCATTGCCGCCATGGCCTACGGCACGGAGAGCATTCCGCGTGTGGAGAAGATCTTCGGTCCGGGAAACCGCTACGTGACGAAGGCCAAACAGCTGGTCGGCGCCCGTGACGTGGCGATCGACCTCCCGGCCGGCCCTTCGGAGGTACTGGTGCTGGCCGACGACAGCGCCTCGCCGGAGTTTGCCGCCGCCGACCTGCTCTCGCAGGCCGAACACGGCGGCGACAGCCAGGCGGTGCTGGTCTGCGCCTCGACGGAGTTCGCCCGGGCCACGCAGCGGGCCGTTGCGGAGCAGCTGACCCGGCGGCGCCGTGCCGCAATCATCCGCGAGGCGCTGCAACAGAGCCGGATCATCGTCCTCACGGACCGCGAAGAGCGCATCGCCTTCTCGAACACCTACGCCCCGGAGCACCTGATCCTCACGATGGAGTCGCCGTGGGAGGCGGCCGCCGGGATCACCTCGGCCGGAAGCGTCTTCATCGGCCACTGGTCGACCGAGAGCGCCGGCGACTACGCCTCGGGGACGAACCACACCCTCCCGACCGGAGGCTGGGCCCGTTCGTGCAACGGCGTGAATGTCGACTCCTACCTGCGGAAGATCACCTTCCAGGAGCTGACGCGCGAGGGGCTCCGGCGCCTGGCCCCGACCATCGAGGCGATGGCCATGGCCGAGGGACTTGACGCCCATGCCGACGCCGTCCGCATCCGGCTCGAATCAGCCGAAGCTCCGAACGATACGCTTAACCCGCAAAATCCGAAGCGATCATGA
- the hisG gene encoding ATP phosphoribosyltransferase, with amino-acid sequence MLRIAIQAKGRLNEQSTSLLAEAGIQVAESKRKLISRAEGFPLEVLYLRDDDIPQAVAMGVADLGIVGLNEVAEKGFRVEQLMDLGFGGCRLSLAVPKGTDYPGPEYFRGRRIATSYPNILMRYFAERGIEAEIHRIEGSVEIAPAVGMSDAIFDIVSSGGTLISNGLTEVEKVFFSEAVLIACPNLGPDKRRETEQLTFRFNSILESRGMKYVLMNLPEERLEEAIRILPGMRSPTVLPLAQEGWCSIHAVLAQEQLWERIEQLKKIGAEGILVLALENMIR; translated from the coding sequence ATGTTGCGAATAGCCATCCAGGCCAAGGGCCGACTCAACGAACAGAGCACCAGTCTGCTTGCCGAAGCGGGCATCCAGGTTGCCGAAAGCAAGCGCAAACTCATCTCGCGGGCCGAAGGATTCCCGCTCGAAGTGCTCTATCTGCGCGACGACGACATCCCGCAGGCCGTGGCAATGGGCGTCGCCGATCTGGGGATCGTAGGGCTGAACGAAGTGGCCGAAAAGGGCTTCCGCGTCGAACAGCTCATGGATCTCGGATTCGGCGGGTGCCGCCTCTCGCTGGCCGTCCCGAAGGGGACCGACTACCCGGGTCCGGAGTACTTCCGGGGCCGGCGCATCGCTACCTCCTATCCGAACATCCTCATGCGCTACTTCGCCGAACGGGGCATCGAAGCCGAGATTCACCGCATCGAGGGTTCGGTCGAGATCGCCCCGGCGGTGGGGATGTCCGACGCCATCTTCGACATCGTCTCCTCGGGCGGTACGCTCATCTCAAACGGACTGACCGAGGTCGAGAAGGTCTTCTTCTCGGAGGCGGTGCTGATCGCCTGCCCGAATCTCGGACCCGACAAGCGGCGCGAAACCGAGCAGCTGACCTTCCGTTTCAACTCGATCCTCGAGAGCCGCGGCATGAAGTACGTGCTGATGAATCTGCCCGAAGAGCGGCTCGAGGAGGCGATCCGCATCCTGCCGGGGATGCGCAGCCCGACGGTGCTGCCGCTGGCCCAGGAGGGGTGGTGCTCGATCCACGCCGTGCTGGCACAGGAGCAGCTCTGGGAGCGCATCGAACAGTTGAAGAAGATCGGCGCCGAAGGCATTCTTGTGCTGGCGCTCGAAAACATGATCCGTTGA
- a CDS encoding helix-turn-helix domain-containing protein produces MCDDPILSIATRLRGLREVLELSEQEVADSCRISLDEYRALESGHSDISVNLLQTISRRYGIPLDVLMFGEEPRMNSYFITRAGRGVAVERRKAYRYEALAAGFRDRRIDPFIVTVEPAPADAPMHLNTHSGQEMNYVLEGRLLIELDGRQIELNPGDSLYFDSSLPHGMKALDGRTVRFLAIIL; encoded by the coding sequence ATGTGTGACGACCCCATTCTGTCGATCGCAACCCGTCTGCGCGGGCTGCGCGAAGTTCTCGAATTGTCGGAGCAGGAGGTGGCCGACAGCTGCCGCATCTCCCTTGACGAGTATCGGGCCCTCGAAAGCGGGCATTCCGACATCTCGGTCAACCTGCTGCAGACCATCTCCCGCCGCTACGGCATCCCGCTCGACGTGCTGATGTTCGGCGAGGAGCCCCGCATGAACTCCTATTTCATCACCCGCGCCGGGCGTGGCGTGGCGGTCGAACGCCGCAAGGCCTACCGCTATGAGGCGCTGGCCGCCGGATTCCGCGACCGGCGGATCGACCCCTTCATCGTGACCGTCGAACCGGCTCCGGCCGATGCCCCGATGCACCTGAACACCCACTCCGGACAGGAGATGAACTACGTACTCGAAGGCCGCCTGCTCATCGAGCTCGACGGCCGGCAAATCGAACTCAATCCCGGAGACAGTCTCTATTTCGACTCCTCGCTGCCCCACGGCATGAAGGCGCTCGACGGCAGGACGGTCCGTTTTCTGGCTATTATATTATAA
- a CDS encoding AMP-binding protein, translated as MNLVDRYLSRTDFSSQEEFREHLHIRVPEHFNFAYDVVDRYAAEAPDQLAMLWTDDKDHVARFTFADLKRESDRTASWFRSLGIGRGDPVMLILKRRYEFWFSVLALHKLGAVVIPATHLLTKKDVVYRCNTASIRAIVAAGERVITDHIAAAMPESPTVRALVSVGPEVPEGFLDFHRGIEEAAPFVRPEHPNDNDDIMLMYFTSGTTGEPKMVAHDFTYPLGHIVTARYWHNLHEGSLHLTIADTGWAKAAWGKLYGQWFAGATLFVYDHEKFTPADILHKIEQYRITSLCAPPTIYRFLIREDLSRFDLSSLEYCTTAGEALNGSVYDTFLAQTGIRLMEGFGQTETTLTLGTFPWMEPKPGSMGIPNPQYRIDLLTPDGRSAEDGEQGQIIIRTDGGKPLGLFKEYYRSEERTREAWHDGVYYTGDVAWRDEDGYYWFVGRADDVIKSSGYRIGPFEVESALMTHPAVVECAITGVPDEIRGQVVKATIVLAAEWRERAGAALVKELQDHVKRVTAPYKYPRVIEFVEALPKTISGKIRRTEIRRDDASKKG; from the coding sequence ATGAATCTGGTAGATCGTTATCTGTCTCGGACCGACTTCTCCTCGCAGGAGGAGTTTCGCGAGCACCTGCATATCCGGGTGCCCGAGCATTTCAATTTTGCCTATGACGTCGTCGATCGCTATGCCGCCGAAGCTCCCGACCAGCTGGCCATGCTCTGGACCGACGACAAGGATCATGTGGCCCGCTTCACCTTCGCCGACCTCAAGCGCGAAAGCGACCGTACGGCCTCCTGGTTCCGGAGCCTCGGCATCGGCAGGGGCGACCCCGTGATGCTGATTCTCAAGCGCCGCTATGAGTTCTGGTTCTCGGTGCTGGCCCTCCACAAGCTGGGCGCCGTGGTGATCCCGGCCACCCACCTGCTGACGAAAAAGGATGTCGTCTATCGCTGCAACACGGCCTCGATCCGGGCCATCGTCGCGGCCGGCGAGCGGGTCATCACCGACCACATCGCCGCCGCCATGCCCGAGAGTCCCACGGTGCGGGCCCTGGTGAGCGTCGGTCCCGAGGTGCCCGAGGGTTTCCTCGATTTCCATCGCGGCATCGAAGAGGCCGCCCCCTTCGTGCGCCCCGAACACCCGAACGACAACGACGATATCATGCTCATGTACTTCACCTCGGGAACCACCGGCGAGCCGAAGATGGTGGCGCACGACTTCACCTATCCGCTGGGACACATCGTCACGGCCCGCTACTGGCACAACCTCCACGAGGGGAGCCTCCACCTGACGATCGCCGATACGGGGTGGGCCAAGGCCGCCTGGGGAAAACTCTACGGGCAGTGGTTCGCCGGCGCCACGCTCTTCGTCTATGACCACGAAAAGTTCACGCCGGCCGATATTCTGCACAAGATCGAACAGTACCGGATCACCTCGTTGTGCGCCCCTCCGACGATCTACCGCTTCCTGATCCGCGAGGATCTGTCGCGTTTCGACCTCTCGTCGTTGGAGTACTGCACCACGGCGGGCGAGGCGCTCAACGGTTCGGTCTACGACACGTTCCTTGCCCAGACCGGCATCCGGCTGATGGAGGGTTTCGGCCAGACTGAGACGACGCTGACGCTGGGCACCTTCCCTTGGATGGAGCCCAAACCCGGCAGCATGGGCATTCCCAATCCGCAGTATAGGATCGACCTGCTGACGCCGGACGGCCGTTCGGCCGAGGACGGTGAGCAGGGGCAGATCATCATCCGCACCGACGGCGGAAAGCCCCTCGGCCTCTTCAAGGAGTACTACCGCAGCGAGGAGCGCACGCGCGAAGCGTGGCACGACGGCGTCTACTACACGGGCGACGTGGCCTGGCGCGACGAGGACGGTTACTACTGGTTTGTCGGACGGGCCGACGACGTGATCAAGAGTTCGGGCTACCGCATCGGCCCCTTCGAGGTCGAGAGTGCGCTGATGACCCACCCGGCTGTCGTCGAGTGTGCCATCACGGGCGTTCCGGACGAGATCCGCGGGCAGGTGGTCAAGGCGACGATCGTCCTGGCGGCCGAATGGCGCGAACGGGCCGGTGCCGCGCTGGTCAAGGAGCTGCAGGACCATGTCAAGCGCGTCACGGCCCCCTACAAGTATCCGCGCGTGATCGAGTTCGTCGAGGCGCTGCCCAAGACCATCAGCGGCAAGATCCGTCGGACGGAGATCCGCCGCGACGACGCCTCCAAAAAGGGGTGA
- a CDS encoding type B 50S ribosomal protein L31 — protein MKKGIHPENYRLVAFKDMSNDHVFLCRSAVSTKETIEVNGETYPVYKMEISNTSHPFYTGKMKLVDTAGRVDKFMSRYAKRYDKKNAK, from the coding sequence ATGAAAAAGGGTATCCATCCGGAAAATTATCGTTTAGTGGCGTTCAAGGACATGTCCAACGACCACGTGTTTTTGTGCCGGTCCGCCGTTTCGACAAAAGAGACCATCGAAGTGAACGGCGAAACCTATCCCGTGTATAAGATGGAAATCTCCAACACCTCGCACCCGTTCTATACGGGCAAGATGAAGTTGGTTGACACCGCCGGTCGCGTCGATAAGTTTATGAGCCGCTACGCAAAACGCTACGATAAGAAAAACGCCAAGTAA
- a CDS encoding helix-turn-helix domain-containing protein translates to MDYQTKPQFVEPDLKENCSADCSSCPTFPAPFRRVGDSSYCRFSQLTFAVGDGVTFPADRIVRILFVLSGSLRLQQGADMLRLVTSKQCVCLARNEQIVATAQDVETRVVVLSLVHRIEFCEQDFFNRLPPSDSKIPAEAAPILSIHPAIEQLLVSFFAIPQMVGCVRYHRMKTSELFMMIKVLYTPTEHAYFFQALVQPRDNFRLFICNNYEKAQGVTELAALAGMSLSVFKRRFAEHFNDSVYHWMMSQKAQKIYADIRDGEDSTKALMKKYGFRHYTQFSRFCKNYLQATPAQLISSVHSK, encoded by the coding sequence ATGGATTATCAAACCAAACCGCAGTTTGTGGAGCCGGACCTGAAGGAGAATTGTTCTGCGGATTGTAGTAGTTGTCCTACCTTTCCGGCGCCCTTCCGGCGCGTCGGTGACTCCTCATACTGCCGGTTCTCGCAACTTACGTTCGCCGTCGGTGACGGCGTGACCTTCCCCGCCGATCGGATCGTGCGGATCCTCTTCGTCCTCTCCGGATCGCTCCGTCTGCAGCAGGGCGCCGACATGCTGCGGCTCGTCACCTCGAAACAGTGCGTCTGCCTGGCCCGCAACGAACAGATCGTCGCCACGGCTCAGGATGTCGAGACCCGCGTGGTGGTCCTCTCGCTCGTGCATCGTATCGAGTTCTGCGAACAGGACTTCTTCAACCGTCTCCCGCCCTCCGATTCGAAGATCCCTGCCGAAGCGGCCCCCATCCTCTCGATCCATCCGGCCATCGAGCAGCTGCTCGTCTCGTTCTTCGCCATCCCCCAGATGGTCGGCTGTGTCCGCTACCACCGCATGAAGACCTCCGAGCTTTTCATGATGATCAAGGTGCTCTATACGCCGACCGAACACGCCTATTTCTTCCAGGCGCTGGTGCAGCCGCGCGACAATTTCCGCCTCTTCATCTGCAACAACTACGAAAAGGCGCAGGGCGTTACGGAACTTGCCGCCCTGGCCGGCATGAGCCTGTCGGTCTTCAAGCGCCGCTTCGCCGAACATTTCAACGACAGCGTCTATCACTGGATGATGTCGCAGAAGGCCCAGAAGATCTACGCCGATATCCGCGACGGGGAGGACAGCACCAAGGCGCTGATGAAAAAGTACGGCTTCCGCCACTACACGCAGTTCAGCCGTTTCTGCAAAAACTATCTGCAGGCCACTCCGGCGCAGTTGATCAGTTCGGTGCACAGCAAGTGA
- the tuf gene encoding elongation factor Tu, protein MAKEKFDRSKPHVNIGTIGHVDHGKTTLTAAITTVLAKQGLSELRSFDSIDNAPEEKERGITINTAHVEYQTAKRHYAHVDCPGHADYVKNMVTGAAQMDGAILVVAATDGPMPQTNEHVLLARQVNVPKIVVFLNKCDMVDDPEMLDLVEMEVRDLLSKYDYDGDNAPVIRGSALGALNGEPKWEEKIMELMDAVDNYIPLPQRDNEKPFLMPIEDVFSITGRGTVVTGRIETGVIHVGDPVEIIGLEEKTLTSTCTGVEMFRKLLDEGEAGDNVGLLLRGIDKKEVKRGMVVAKPGSITPHTEFEAEVYILKKEEGGRHTPFHNNYRPQFYLRTMDVTGEVHLPAGVDMVMPGDHVTITVKLIYPVALNEGLRFAIREGGRTVGAGQILKILK, encoded by the coding sequence ATGGCAAAAGAAAAATTCGACCGGTCGAAACCGCACGTGAACATCGGTACCATCGGTCACGTTGACCACGGTAAGACTACCCTTACGGCCGCTATCACGACCGTTCTGGCAAAGCAGGGTCTTTCGGAGCTCCGTTCGTTCGACTCGATCGACAACGCCCCCGAAGAGAAAGAGCGTGGTATCACGATCAACACCGCACACGTTGAGTACCAGACCGCAAAGCGTCACTACGCTCACGTAGACTGCCCGGGACACGCCGACTATGTGAAGAACATGGTAACGGGTGCCGCTCAGATGGACGGTGCCATCCTGGTTGTAGCCGCTACCGACGGCCCGATGCCCCAGACCAACGAGCACGTGCTGCTCGCCCGTCAGGTGAACGTGCCGAAGATCGTTGTCTTCCTGAACAAGTGCGACATGGTGGACGACCCCGAGATGCTCGACCTGGTTGAAATGGAGGTTCGTGACCTTCTGTCGAAGTACGACTACGACGGCGACAACGCCCCCGTAATCCGTGGTTCGGCCCTGGGCGCCCTCAATGGCGAGCCCAAATGGGAGGAGAAGATCATGGAGCTGATGGATGCCGTAGACAACTACATTCCGCTGCCGCAGCGTGACAACGAGAAGCCCTTCCTGATGCCTATCGAGGACGTATTCTCGATCACGGGTCGTGGTACCGTAGTAACGGGCCGTATCGAGACCGGCGTTATCCACGTGGGTGACCCCGTTGAGATTATCGGTCTGGAGGAGAAGACGCTGACGTCGACCTGCACCGGCGTGGAGATGTTCCGCAAGCTGCTCGACGAGGGCGAGGCCGGCGACAACGTAGGTCTGCTGCTCCGCGGTATCGACAAGAAGGAGGTAAAGCGTGGTATGGTCGTTGCCAAGCCGGGTTCGATCACCCCGCACACGGAGTTCGAGGCTGAGGTCTACATCCTGAAGAAAGAGGAGGGTGGCCGTCACACGCCGTTCCACAACAACTACCGTCCCCAGTTCTATCTGCGTACGATGGACGTAACGGGTGAGGTTCACCTGCCCGCCGGAGTCGACATGGTAATGCCTGGCGACCACGTAACGATCACCGTGAAGCTGATCTACCCGGTAGCCCTGAACGAGGGTCTGCGTTTCGCAATCCGCGAGGGTGGCCGTACGGTAGGTGCCGGTCAGATCCTGAAGATTCTCAAGTAA
- the secE gene encoding preprotein translocase subunit SecE: MFNYFKESYNELVHKVTWPTFPQLQSSTIVVMVASVIFAIVVLAMDLTFENLMAVIYKTLGNLGR; this comes from the coding sequence ATGTTCAACTACTTTAAAGAGTCCTACAACGAGCTTGTTCACAAGGTGACGTGGCCCACGTTCCCGCAGCTCCAGAGCTCAACGATCGTCGTGATGGTGGCTTCGGTCATCTTCGCTATTGTCGTGCTGGCCATGGACCTTACGTTCGAGAACCTCATGGCCGTTATCTACAAGACCCTGGGAAATCTCGGTCGTTAA
- the nusG gene encoding transcription termination/antitermination protein NusG, with the protein MSEIKKQWYVVRAIGGKEAKVKEYIEAEVRHNHLEDYISQVLIPTEKVYTIRNGKKVSKEKVSYPGYVLVEAAFVGQIPILIRNTPNVLGFLGDTKEDSRKMIATPLRPQEVARILGRVDEMNAMEEENEIPFFVGETVKVTDGPFSSFQGTIEAVDNERKKLTVSVKIFGRKTPMELGFTQVEKE; encoded by the coding sequence ATGAGCGAGATTAAGAAACAGTGGTATGTAGTCCGTGCCATTGGCGGCAAGGAGGCGAAGGTCAAAGAGTACATCGAAGCCGAAGTTCGCCACAACCACCTCGAGGACTATATTTCCCAGGTGCTGATCCCCACCGAGAAGGTCTATACGATCCGCAACGGTAAGAAGGTCTCCAAGGAGAAGGTTTCTTACCCGGGTTACGTGTTGGTGGAGGCGGCCTTCGTAGGACAGATTCCCATTCTGATTCGTAATACTCCCAATGTGCTGGGTTTCCTGGGCGATACCAAGGAGGACAGCCGGAAGATGATTGCAACCCCTCTCCGTCCACAGGAGGTGGCCCGCATCCTCGGTCGCGTCGACGAAATGAACGCCATGGAGGAGGAAAACGAAATACCATTCTTTGTCGGCGAGACCGTCAAGGTTACGGACGGTCCTTTCTCGAGCTTCCAAGGTACTATCGAGGCAGTCGACAACGAGCGCAAGAAACTCACGGTATCGGTGAAGATATTCGGGCGCAAAACTCCTATGGAGTTGGGTTTCACACAAGTTGAAAAAGAATAA